A genomic region of Anopheles aquasalis chromosome Y, idAnoAquaMG_Q_19, whole genome shotgun sequence contains the following coding sequences:
- the LOC126579927 gene encoding neurobeachin isoform X1 has protein sequence MAELTRPPLGDIKRPEEVVKMSMTDNLKFAVLIGLIEVGQVANREVVNTVLHLLVGGEFDIELNFVVQDAQNVKHMLELLDHCPANLQAEVWSVFIAILKKSVRNLQACTEIGLIEHVLARLYQAEPIVADLLIEMLGVLASYSITVKELKLLFGAMKAVNGKWPRHSAKLLNVLKQMPHRNGPDVFFSFPGRKGSAVVLPPLAKWPYENGFTFSTWFRLDPINSVNIEREKPYLYCFKTSKGVGYTAHFVGNCLVLTSMKVKGKGFQHCVKYEFQPRKWYMIAIVYIYNRWTKSEIKCLVNGQLASSTEMAWLVSTNDPFDKCYVGATPELDEERVFCGQMAAIYLFSEALTTQQICAMHRLGPGYKSQFRFDNECYLNLPDNHKRVSDEATKSNASVAMLSLSPTSHVPLESNIHRNLVSGGSGAAGFAAAATMSAANTTAAGGASLATSATDPSGESFDFVSVLYDGKLSSAIVFMYNPVATDGQLCLQSAPKGNLSYFVHTPHSLMLQDVKAVVTHSIHCTLNSIGGIQVLFPLFSQLDMPYEGTDVRKDPTLCAKLLGFICELVESSQTVQQHMIQNRGFLVISFMLQRSSRDHLSLDVLGSFLSLTKYLVTCLSANSDLLLKQLFCFSFLTWQLLDHVLFNPSLWIYTPATVQARLYAYLATEFLSDTQIYSNVRRVSTVLQTVHTLKFYYWVVNPRSKSGITPKGLDGPRPAQKDILAIRAYILLFLKQLIMIGNGVKDDELQSILNYLMTMHEDENLHDVLQMLISLMSEHPSSMVPAFDVKHGVRTIFKLLAAESQLIRLQALKLLGFFLSRSTHKRKYDVMSPHNLYTLLAERLLLYEESMSLPTYNVLYEIMTEHISQQILYAKHPEPESHYRLENPMILKVVATLIRQSKQSEQLIEVKKLFLSDMTLLCNNNRENRRTVLQMSVWQEWLIAMAYIHPKSSEEQKLSDMVYSLFRMLLHHAIKYEYGGWRVWVDTLAIVHSKVSYEEFKLQFAQMYEHYEKHRTDNITDPALRQQRPISTISGWEHQGSTGSGKPPTESELVLEGHRGCAGPPHHQSVASIGTSATIATAAGCICGPETGETVMKNSTDDGFVGNSLPQDGACGKQNNLVNEQTADGKEPVTKRNTYTAEQAAGDEEVEDEEEEEEADEVPEEGKVEEVDAEENDPDQRRMLVVGDVKGAAAAASGTSDALVVQRIVDEIVDKSTANLVLAGWEERAVGAHCEKNGKQQIQAKDTPTEPTSSPVIKDEEIELAVNEVVKMSQLKPLEDESRSGHQQVSDSLSLVDAETISNSENVKDDSRRMKTTEEPLYKDENDEAKVAAFVHRYVEEMLDRVISEPEAAAEHSVEATESVTCEVQQMVQSIITDAVERAEKTNGTTTSGSVPQCQFGPESGGVVFHHGDHHEGTANSYAKISVVSEAMEGMAGNEKIVLLSEEEDERAVEEDENDEEEEDEEMEQGSEEEDEDEKDEKKQKEKKAVEQKVDEDDDDEDEEEEEEEEEEEEEEEEEEEEDEEQDEEEDEEDASKPGVLVGANEANQLSTKHETIAKAITEPSGTAEIMVTGSAPNSVPVAPEQMDTHKRSSTSAGAHPQTHASKVSTNGVNSGKLPSAPSTNSQPSLAQSMAGGGNGDGITYEGQPKRSSKQSSSSTGNRPMFSPGPTRPPFRIPEFKWSYIHQRLLSDVLFSLETDIQVWRSHSTKSVLDFVNSTENAIFVVNTVHLISQLADNLIIACGGLLPLLASATSPNSELDVLEPTQGMPLDVAVSFLQRLVNMADVLIFASSLNFSELEAEKNMSSGGILRQCLRLVCTCAVRNCLECKERTRGLYNGMALKDIPGGVHLQALIRGAQSTSSKTIIESLSGPLSPVKDPEKLLQDMDINRLRAVIYRDVKRLFQEETKQAQFLSLAIVYFISVLMVSKYRDILEPPVELQIHRNSSPVVHQRATPTQETGARPLFPQWSHHVYPQFLPGSHPNHQTAVVVPGGGASGITQGAIASGTGGGVCGSSMVQHGSSSSSSPNTTIISPSQAISSPSTAPTGINGASNHTNSNQCNNNHLISNTTRAKELNCATVNGGVPLPMYYNNNNHNNTTSSGGTCMFSSEMMNCYSPGGGGPTMAVASAAAIGGHLNHLHHHQQQHLQHPHMQQYQQQQQQQQTIVNNNMLNGGATGQPVEYGAAVMSGHVRGVTTGHGGRSVHHPSQPSPTPSAVLQHNGVPSTTASQGITSSTHHSGSGVVSEKLSKGTQSMQDGEYEVIVVDESNSSVIADDSHSSGPLSIKRRSSPSTSGSGAEAQVRPLNSQQPQQHKQAMVYSNAPRNDSADTGSNLTSDGLGATITTTNPLFSSSFSAAKSVDSDGGSLNLNSTENDPQEVETSSEIMPDDHKPTNSNDESWTDVNLNDDGVGDLKPRGADVPVAVLGSGGGGGGVGAGAIGVGGNDSGIMSIQTVGGGGLRLDGSGEPPVSSGEAGKHESSDISVVRMPEGYGPSSVSSAVVVGGGGVGGSNRGRNTDELNLKTPFVGQIPLAIPSREASLTQKLEIALGPVCPLLREIMVDFAPFLSKTLVGSHGQELLMEGKGLTTFKNSHSVVELVMLLCSQEWQNSLQKHAGLAFIELINEGRLLSHAMKDHIVRVANEAEFILNRMRADDVLKHADFESQCAQTLVERREEERMCDHLITAARRRDNVIASRLLEKVRNIMGNRHGAWGDMNANYSRQIYWKLDAWEDDARRRKRLVQNPRGSSHPQATLKASLVNGLGTAASAASAAAAAAAAAGASVAATNAPEDAGGDDTTAGVAGGSNRVALGGRSSRDELYSQIAVPRSQQPDLLDDSELLIEDRELDLDLTGPVNISTKAKLIAPGLVAPGTMSITSTEMYFEVDEENGEFQSIDAEVLKYCDHLHGKWYFSEIRAIFSRRYLLQNVALEIFLASRTSILFAFPDQHTVKKVIKALPRVGVGIKYGIPQTRRASMMSPRQLMRNSNMTQKWQRREISNFEYLMFLNTIAGRTYNDLNQYPVFPWVLTNYESRELDLSQPSNYRDLSKPIGALNPSRREYFEERYETWDTPGIPPFHYGTHYSTAAFALNWLIRIEPFTSMFLALQGGKFDHPDRLFSSVALSWKNCQRDTSDVKELIPEWYFLPEMFYNASEYRLGQRDDGTVVGDVELPPWAKTPEEFVRLNRMALESEFVSCQLHQWIDLIFGYKQRGPEAMRATNVFYYLTYEGSVDLETIGDLVTREAIENQIRNFGQTPSLLLMEPHPPRSSAMHLSPMMFNTMPDDVCMSLKFHLNSPIIHISANTYPQLPMPSVVTVTAGHQFAVNRWNCQYTASIQSPSYAESAQNMNANLPLTMDPLLSQINGHNSSSNQQNRRHLGDNFSQKLQIKSNCYVTTVDSRFLIACGFWDNSFRVFSTETAKIVQIIFGHFGVVTCLSRSECNITSDCYIASGSADCTILLWHWNARTQSIVGEGEIPTPRATLTGHETAVTSVVISAELGLVVSGSISGPVLVHTTFGDLLRSLEAPKGFISPENITLSREGFIVVNYDEGSVAAYTINGKLLRYETHNDNFQCMLLSRDGEYLMTAGNKGIVEVWRTFNLAPLYAFPACNSGIRSLALTHDQKYLLAGLATGSIIVFHIDFNRWHHEYQQRY, from the exons ATGGCGGAGCTCACGAGACCACCACTCGGCGACATCAAGCGGCCCGAGGAGGTGGTGAAGATGTCGATGACTGACAACCTCAAGTTCGCCGTCCTCATCGGACTGATCGAGGTGGGCCAGGTGGCAAACCGCGAAGTCGTCAACACGGTGCTGCATTTG CTGGTCGGTGGCGAGTTCGATATTGAGCTGAATTTCGTGGTACAGGATGCGCAGAACGTGAAACACATGCTCGAGCTACTCGACCACTGTCCGGCCAACTTGCAGGCCGAAGTGTGGAGCGTGTTTATCGCGATTCTTAAGAAGAGCGTACGCAACCTGCAGGCCTGCACGGAGATCGGGCTGATTGAGCACGTGCTGGCTCGCCTGTATCAGGCGGAACCCATCGTCGCAG ATCTGCTGATCGAGATGCTGGGCGTGCTAGCGAGCTACAGCATTACTGTGAAGGAGCTAAAGCTGCTTTTCGGGGCGATGAAAGCCGTGAACGGCAAATGGCCTCGCCATTCGGCCAAGCTGCTCAACGTTCTGAAGCAGATGCCGCACCGCAATGGACCAGACGTGTTTTTCAGCTTTCCCGGCCGGAAGGGTTCG GCCGTTGTACTACCACCGTTAGCGAAATGGCCTTACGAGAATGGTTTCACCTTCAGCACCTGGTTTCGGCTCGATCCGATCAATTCCGTCAATATCGAACGAGAGAAACCGTATCTGTACTG ttttaaaACGTCCAAGGGTGTCGGTTACACGGCCCACTTCGTCGGCAACTGCCTGGTGCTAACGTCAATGAAGGTGAAGGGCAAAGGTTTTCAGCACTGCGTGAAGTACGAGTTCCAGCCGCGCAAATGGTATATGATAGCGATCGTGTACATTTACAACCGGTGGACGAAGAGCGAAATCAAGTGCCTGGTAAACGGACAGTTGGCCTCCAGCACCGAGATGGCATGGCTCGTATCCACGAACGAC CCATTCGACAAGTGCTACGTTGGAGCAACGCCAGAACTAGATGAGGAGCGTGTATTCTGCGGCCAGATGGCGGCCATCTACCTGTTCTCTGAGGCGCTCACAACACAGCAAATCTGCGCGATGCATCGACTAGGCCCTGGCTACAAG TCTCAGTTCCGCTTCGATAACGAATGCTATCTGAATCTGCCGGACAATCATAAGCGGGTGAGTGACGAAGCAACGAAATCTAACGCATCCGTCGCCATGTTGTCGCTTTCGCCAACGTCCCACGTCCCGCTCGAGTCCAACATCCATAGAAATCTTGTTAGCGGGGGTTCGGGCGCAGCTGGGTTTGCAGCCGCAGCTACCATGTCCGCGGCCAATACCACCGCGGCCGGCGGCGCTTCCCTAGCTACTTCTGCCACCGACCCCAGTGGCGAATCGTTTGATTTTGTATCC GTATTGTACGATGGGAAATTGTCGAGCGCTATCGTGTTCATGTACAATCCTGTTGCAACCGACGGTCAGCTCTGCCTGCAGTCTGCCCCCAAGGGTAACCTATCTTACTTCGTCCATACACCGCACTCGTTGATGCTGCAG GATGTGAAGGCCGTAGTAACGCACTCGATACACTGCACGCTAAACTCGATCGGTGGCATCCAGGTGCTGTTCCCACTGTTCTCGCAGTTGGATATGCCATATGAAGGAACGGACGTTCGAAAGGACCCAACACTGTG tgCTAAACTGCTTGGGTTCATTTGTGAGCTCGTCGAAAGTTCGCAGACGGTGCAGCAACATATGATACAG AACCGTGGATTTCTGGTGATCTCGTTCATGCTACAACGGTCGTCCCGTGATCATCTGTCCCTGGACGTACTAGGGTCGTTCCTGAGCCTTACAAAGTATCTGGTGACGTGTTTGTCAGCCAACTCGGATCTGCTGCTGAAACAG TTGTTCTGTTTCTCATTCCTCACCTGGCAGCTACTCGACCATGTGCTGTTCAATCCGTCGCTTTGGATCTATACGCCGGCCACGGTGCAGGCTCGCCTTTACGCCTACCTGGCGACCGAGTTCCTGAGTGACACACAAATCTACAGCAACGTCCGGCGGGTAAGCACGGTGTTGCAGACCGTGCACACTCTCAAATTCTACTACTGGGTAGTGAATCCGCGCTCGAAGAGCGGTATCACACCGAAGGGATTGGATGGTCCGCGGCCAGCCCAAAAGGACATCTTGGCCATCCGAGCGTACATTCTGCTGTTCCTCAAGCAACTGATCATGATCGGTAACGGGGTGAAGGATGACGAGTTGCAGAGCATTCTCAACTACCTGATGACCATGCACGAGGACGAGAACCTGCACGacgtgctgcagatgctgatATCGTTGATGTCTGAGCACCCAAGCTCGATGGTGCCGGCGTTCGATGTGAAGCACGGCGTGCGCACAATCTTCAAGCTGCTCGCCGCCGAAAGCCAGCTGATCCGGTTGCAGGCCCTTAAGTTGCTGGGATTCTTCCTCTCGCGCAGCACGCACAA GCGAAAGTATGATGTAATGTCGCCCCATAACCTGTACACACTCCTTGCCGAGCGGCTACTGTTGTACGAGGAGTCAATGTCGCTGCCCACATACAACGTGCTTTACGAGATCATGACCGAGCACATCTCGCAACAGATTCTGTACGCTAAGCACCCGGAACCGGAGAGCCACTATCGGTTGGAAAATCCAATGATACTGAAGGTGGTTGCCACGCTGATACGACAGTCGAAACAATCggagcagctgatcgaggTCAAGAAGCTTTTCCTGTCCGACATGACGTTACTGTGTAACAATAATCGCGAAAACCGGCGCACCGTGCTGCAGATGAGCGTGTGGCAGGAGTGGCTGATCGCGATGGCCTACATCCACCCGAAGAGTTCCGAGGAGCAGAAGCTGTCGGATATGGTGTACTCGCTgttccggatgctgctgcaccatgcGATCAAGTACGAGTACGGTGGTTGGCGAGTATGGGTTGACACTCTAGCGATCGTGCACTCGAAGGTATCGTATGAGGAGTTTAAGCTACAATTTGCCCAAATGTATGAGCACTACGAGAAGCACCGTACGGACAACATCACCGATCCGGCACTACGGCAACAGCGAccgatcagcaccatcagcggctGGGAGCATCAGGGGTCCACTGGCAGTGGTAAGCCACCTACCGAGTCCGAGTTGGTGCTGGAAGGACATCGGGGCTGCGCTGGACCACCGCACCATCAGTCAGTAGCGTCTATTGGTACCagtgccaccattgccactgcCGCCGGATGCATTTGTGGACCCGAAACTGGCGAAACGGTCATGAAGAACTCTACCGACGACGGATTTGTTGGCAATTCGCTCCCTCAGGACGGTGCGTGCGGCAAGCAGAACAACCTAGTGAATGAGCAAACCGCAGACGGCAAAGAGCCAGTTACAAAACGGAATACTTACACAGCCGAACAGGCCGCTGGCgatgaggaggtggaggacgaggaagaagaagaagaagcagacgaAGTGCCAGAGGAAGGCAAAGTAGAGGAAGTAGACGCGGAGGAGAACGATCCTGACCAGCGAagaatgctggtggtgggtgatgtGAAGGGTGCCGCAGCCGCTGCTTCGGGAACATCTgatgcgctggtggtgcagcgTATCGTCGACGAAATCGTTGACAAATCAACCGCCAACTTGGTGCTGGCAGGCTGGGAAGAGCGGGCCGTGGGAGCGCATTGCGAGAAGAATGGCAAGCAACAGATCCAGGCAAAAGACACACCGACCGAACCCACATCATCGCCCGTAATCAAAGACGAAGAGATCGAGCTTGCGGTCAATGAGGTGGTGAAGATGAGCCAGCTTAAGCCTCTCGAAGACGAGAGTAGAAGTGGCCACCAACAGGTCAGCGATAGTTTGTCGCTTGTTGACGCCGAAACGATAAGCAATAGCGAGAACGTAAAGGATGATTCGCGAAGAATGAAGACAACAGAGGAGCCGCTGTACAAAGATGAGAACGATGAGGCGAAAGTAGCGGCATTCGTACATCGATATGTCGAGGAGATGCTGGACCGTGTGATTTCCGAGCCGGAAGCTGCAGCCGAGCACAGCGTAGAAGCGACGGAATCGGTTACTTGCGAGGTACAGCAGATGGTCCAATCGATTATCACCGATGCCGTGGAACGAGCGGAGAAAACGAATGGTACTACCACGAGTGGAAGCGTACCGCAATGCCAGTTTGGTCCAGAGAGTGGCGGGGTGGTGTTCCATCACGGCGACCACCACGAGGGAACGGCCAACAGCTACGCCAAGATTAGTGTGGTTTCCGAAGCAATGGAAGGGATGGCGGGTAACGAGAAGATCGTTTTGctcagcgaagaagaagatgagcgGGCCGTGGAGGAAGACGAAAatgacgaggaagaagaggacgaggagatgGAGCAGGGGTCtgaggaagaagacgaagatgaGAAGGatgagaagaagcaaaaggagaagaaggcggTGGAGCAGAAggtggacgaggacgatgatgacgaggatgaagaggaggaagaagaagaggaagaggaagaggaagaagaagaggaggaggaagaagaggacgaggaacaggatgaagaggaagatgaagaggatGCAAGCAAACCAGGAGTGCTTGTGggagcaaacgaagcaaaccaGCTGTcgacgaaacacgaaacgattGCAAAGGCCATTACGGAGCCATCGGGAACGGCTGAGATTATGGTAACCGGAAGTGCGCCGAACAGTGTGCCAGTAGCGCCAGAACAGATGGACACACACAAGCGTTCCTCAACCAGTGCAGGTGCGCATCCTCAAACGCACGCCTCCAAGGTGTCGACGAATGGTGTCAACTCTGGGAAGTTGCCATCGGCCCCATCGACCAACAGCCAGCCGTCACTTGCACAATCCATGGCTGGGGGAGGCAACGGTGACGGCATCACCTACGAGGGTCAACCCAAGCGCTCGTCGAAGCAATCCAGTTCCTCTACGGGCAACCGGCCAATGTTCTCACCCGGTCCAACACGCCCACCATTCCGCATACCTGAGTTCAAATGGTCCTACATCCACCAGCGGTTGCTATCCGATGTCCTGTTCTCGCTGGAAACGGACATCCAGGTGTGGCGGAGCCATTCTACCAAAAGTGTGCTGGATTTCGTCAATTCCACTGAGAATGCGATCTTCGTCGTGAACACGGTCCATCTGATCTCGCAGCTGGCGGACAATTTGATAATCGCGTGCGGCgggctgctgccactgctggccaGCGCCACTTCCCCCAACTCGGAGCTGGACGTTCTCGAACCGACGCAAGGGATGCCGCTAGACGTGGCCGTCTCTTTTCTGCAGCGGCTGGTGAACATGGCAGACGTGCTGATCTTTGCCAGCTCGCTCAACTTCAGCGAGCTAGAGGCGGAAAAGAATATGTCGTCCGGTGGCATCCTGCGCCAGTGTCTGCGGCTGGTGTGCACTTGCGCCGTCCGCAACTGCCTCGAGTGCAAGGAGCGCACGCGCGGTTTATACAACGGGATGGCACTGAAGGATATACCGGGCGGTGTGCATCTACAGGCCCTGATCCGGGGTGCCCAATCGACGTCGTCGAAAACGATTATCGAGTCGCTTTCCGGGCCGCTGAGTCCAGTGAAGGATCCGGAAAAGTTATTGCAGGACATGGACATCAATCGGCTGCGGGCGGTCATCTATCGCGATGTG AAACGGCTCTTTCAGGAGGAAACCAAGCAAGCCCAGTTTCTGTCACTCGCCATCGTCTACTTCATCTCGGTGCTCATGGTGTCTAAGTATCGCGACATTCTCGAGCCACCAGTGGAGCTGCAGATCCACCGGAATTCGTCGCCCGTGGTCCATCAACGCGCTACACCCACGCAAG AGACCGGCGCTCGGCCGCTCTTCCCACAGTGGTCGCACCACGTTTACCCCCAGTTTTTACCCGGTTCGCATCCCAACCACCAAACAGCAGTAGTGGTTCCTGGTGGAGGGGCCAGTGGAATCACCCAAGGAGCCATCGCtagtggtaccggtggtggtgtctgtgGGAGCAGCATGGTGCAgcatggtagcagcagcagcagcagccccaatACAACTATCATTTCGCCCTCGCAAGCCATCTCGTCTCCATCGACCGCTCCGACCGGCATTAATGGCGCCAGTAACCACACTAATAGCAACCAGTGCAACAACAATCATCTGATCAGCAACACCACGCGAGCTAAGGAGCTCAACTGCGCGacggtgaatggtggtgtgcCGTTGCCAATGTAttacaataacaataatcacAACAACACTACTAGCAGTGGTGGTACCTGCATGTTCTCGAGCGAAATGATGAACTGCTACTCACCCGGCGGTGGTGGGCCAACGATGGCAGTAGCATCGGCGGCAGCCATCGGAGGCCACCTTAATcatctgcaccaccaccaacagcaacacctgCAGCATCCACATATGCAACagtaccaacagcagcagcagcagcagcagaccatcGTGAACAACAACATGCTGAACGGCGGGGCAACGGGGCAGCCGGTCGAATATGGAGCGGCTGTAATGAGTGGTCATGTGCGGGGCGTGACCACCGGCCACGGTGGTCGCTCGGTTCACCACCCGTCACagccatcaccaacaccgtCAGCGGTGCTTCAACATAACGGTGTCCCCAGCACAACTGCCAGCCAGGGcattaccagcagcacccaccattccggttccggtgtcgtCAGTGAAAAGCTGTCCAAAG GAACCCAATCGATGCAGGATGGCGAGTACGAAGTGATCGTTGTCGACGAGAGCAACTCCTCCGTAATTGCCGACGATTCTCATTCGAGCGGTCCACTCTCGATCAAG CGGAGATCATCGCCGAGCACGTCTGGTAGCGGTGCCGAAGCACAGGTCCGTCCTTTGAATTCtcagcaaccgcaacagcatAAACAGGCGATGGTATATTCCAACGCGCCGCGCAATGACAGCGCCGACACAGGCAGCAACTTAACCAGCGACGGGCTAGGagcaaccatcaccactaccaacCCCTTATTCTCTTCGTCCTTCTCCGCGGCGAAG AGTGTGGACTCAGATGGTGGCTCCCTGAACCTGAACTCAACCGAAAACGATCCACAGGAGGTGGAAACGTCTAGTGAAATCATGCCGGAcgaccacaaaccaaccaactcgaACGACGAGAGCTGGACCGATGTCAACTTGAACGATGACGGAGTTGGCGATTTGAAGCCACGTGGCGCCGATGTACCCGTTGCCGTGctcggcagtggcggcggcggcggtggtgtagGAGCTGGTGCAATCGGCGTCGGCGGCAACGATTCTGGCATAATGTCAATTCAAACGGTGGGAGGAGGTGGATTGCGCCTAGACGGAAGCGGCGAGCCACCGGTCAGTTCTGGTGAAGCTGGAAAGCACGAGTCGTCCGACATTTCGGTCGTACGGATGCCGGAGGGATACGGACCGTCGTCAGTGTCgtccgcggtggtggttggcggcggtggcgtcggtggtaGCAATCGTGGCCGCAACACCGACGAGCTCAACCTGAAGACTCCGTTCGTCGGCCAGATTCCGCTGGCGATACCGTCGCGGGAGGCCAGCCTGACACAGAAGCTCGAGATCGCCCTCGGACCCGTGTGCCCGCTGTTGCGCGAGATTATGGTGGATTTTGCGCCATTCCTTTCGAAGACGCTGGTCGGCTCGCATGGCCAAGAGCTGCTGATGGAGGGCAAGGGTCTGACGACGTTCAAGAACAGTCACTCGGTGGTTgagctggtgatgctgctgtgctcgCAGGAGTGGCAGAACAGCCTGCAGAAACACGCCGGTCTCGCCTTTATCGAGCTGATCAACGAGGGTCGGTTACTGTCGCACGCGATGAAGGACCACATTGTGCGAGTCGCCAACGAGGCCGAGTTCATTCTCAACCGGATGCGGGCAGACGATGTGCTGAAGCACGCCGACTTTGAATCACAGTGCGCCCAGACGCTGGTTGAGCGGCGTGAGGAGGAACGCATGTGCGACCATCTCATCACGGCTGCCCGCCGCCGCGACAACGTCATAGCGAGCCGGCTGCTGGAGAAGGTGCGGAACATCATGGGTAACCGGCATGGGGCGTGGGGCGACATGAACGCCAACTACTCGCGTCAGATTTACTGGAAGCTAGATGCGTGGGAAGACGATGCACGGCGCCGGAAGCGTCTGGTGCAGAATCCGCGCGGCTCGAGTCACCCGCAGGCCACACTGAAGGCGTCGCTCGTCAATGGCTtaggaacagcagcatcagcggcatcggcagcagcagcagcagcagcagcagcaggtgcctCAGTTGCAGCCACCAACGCCCCCGAggatgctggtggcgatgaCACCACCGCAGGTGTTGCCGGTGGCAGCAACCGTGTGGCACTGGGGGGCAGGTCGAGCCGGGACGAGCTTTACTCGCAGATAGCGGTGCCGCGTTCGCAACAGCCCGATCTGCTGGACGATTCGGAGCTGCTGATAGAGGACCGCGAGCTCGACCTCGACCTGACCGGCCCGGTCAACATAAGCACAAAGGCGAAGCTGATCGCCCCTGGGTTAGTTGCGCCTGGCACGATGTCAATTACTTCCACCGAGATGTACTTCGAGGTGGACGAAGAGAATGGCGAGTTCCAGTCAATCGATGCGGAGGTGCTGAAGTACTGTGACCACCTACACGGCAAGTGGTACTTTTCGGAGATACGCGCTATCTTCTCCCGCCGCTATTTGCTGCAGAACGTGGCCCTCGAAATCTTCCTCGCCAGCCGCACCTCGATCCTGTTCGCTTTTCCCGACCAGCACACGGTGAAGAAAGTGATCAAGGCGTTACctcgcgtcggtgtcggtatCAAGTACGGCATACCGCAAACGCGCCGCGCCTCGATGATGTCGCCACGCCAGCTGATGCGCAACTCGAACATGACACAGAAGTGGCAGCGGCGCGAAATCTCCAACTTCGAGTATCTGATGTTCCTGAACACGATCGCTGGCCGGACGTACAACGACCTCAACCAGTACCCGGTGTTTCCGTGGGTGTTGACGAACTACGAGTCGCGCGAGCTCGACCTCAGCCAGCCGTCCAACTATCGCGATCTGTCGAAGCCAATCGGTGCGCTCAACCCGAGCCGGCGCGAATATTTCGAGGAGCGCTACGAAACGTGGGACACACCCGGCATACCGCCGTTTCACTACGGTACGCACTACTCGACCGCCGCCTTTGCGCTCAACTGGCTGATCCGGATCGAACCGTTCACCAGCATGTTCTTGGCGCTGCAGGGTGGCAAGTTCGACCATCCGGATCGCCTGTTCTCTTCCGTGGCACTGTCGTGGAAGAACTGCCAGCGGGACACATCGGACGTTAAAGAGCTGATACCGGAATGGTACTTCCTGCCCGAAATGTTTTACAACGCGTCCGAGTACCGACTCGGCCAACGGGACGACGGTACCGTGGTAGGTGATGTCGAGCTGCCACCGTGGGCCAAAACACCCGAAGAGTTCGTGCGGTTGAACCGTATGGCGCTGGAATCGGAGTTCGTCTCCTGTCAGCTGCATCAGTGGATCGATCTGATCTTCGGTTACAAGCAGCGTGGCCCGGAAGCGATGCGGGCCACCAACGTGTTCTACTACCTAACATACGAGGGCAGTGTCGATCTGGAGACTATTGGTGATCTGGTGACGCGCGAGGCGATCGAGAACCAGATTCGAAACTTTGGCCAAACGCCtagcctgctgctgatggagccGCATCCGCCGCGCTCGTCCGCGATGCACCTGTCGCCGATGATGTTCAACACGATGCCTGACGACGTGTGTATGTCGCTGAAATTCCACCTAAATTCGCCAATCATACACATCTCGGCGAACACGTATCCGCAGCTGCCGATGCCGTCGGTGGTAACCGTCACAGCTGGCCATCAGTTTGCGGTCAATCGGTGGAACTGCCAGTACACGGCGAGCATACAGAGCCCTAGTTATGCTGAATCGGCGCAGAACATGAATGCAAACTTGCCGCTCACGATGGATCCGTTGCTAT CTCAAATCAATGGCCACAATAGTAGCAGCAATCAGCAGAATCGACGACACCTGGGCGACAACTTTAGTCAGAAGCTGCAGATCAAGTCGAACTGCTACGTGACCACGGTCGACAGCCGCTTCCTGATTGCGTGTGGCTTTTGGGATAACAGTTTTCGGGTGTTTTCAACGGAAACAGCTAAAATCGTGCAGATAATTTTCGGTCATTTCGGCGTGGTTACGTGTCTGTCTCGCTCGGAGTGCAACATTACCTCCGATTGCTACATCGCGTCCGGTTCAGCCGACTGCACCATCTTGCTCTGGCACTGGAACGCCCGCACACAGTCAATCGTCGGTGAGGGCGAG ATACCTACCCCGCGCGCCACACTGACGGGACACGAGACAGCAGTAACCTCGGTAGTCATCAGTGCTGAGCTGGGACTGGTGGTATCGGGCTCAATCA GCGGCCCAGTACTGGTGCACACGACGTTTGGTGATCTGCTGCGTTCCCTTGAAGCGCCGAAGGGCTTTATCTCACCAGAAAACATAACCTTGTCGCGCGAAGGCTTCATAGTAGTAAACTATGACGAGGGTAGCGTGGCTGCTTACACCATCAATGGAAAGCTGCTGCGGTATGAAACGCACAACGACAACTTCCAG TGTATGCTGCTGTCGCGCGATGGTGAGTATTTGATGACCGCCGGCAACAAGGGCATTGTGGAGGTATGGCGCACGTTCAATTTGGCGCCCCTGTACGCCTTCCCTGCGTGCAACAGCGGCATCCGCTCGCTAGCCCTCACCCACGATCAAAA GTACCTCCTGGCCGGGTTAGCGACAGGTTCGATCATCGTATTCCATATCGATTTCAACCGCTGGCACCACGAGTATCAGCAGCGCTACTGA